The genomic DNA GTGTTCACGGTTTCCAGGTTCATGGCATGGCGGATGACATGGTATTCGCCCGAGATGCCGTTGCCGCCGTGCATGTCGCGGGCGACCCGGGCGATATCCAGGGCCTTGCCGCAATTGTTGCGCTTCATCAACGAGATCGCCTCGGGCAGGACCTTGCCCTCGTCCATCAGGCGGCCAACGCGCAGCGAACCCTGCAGGCCGAGCGTGATTTCGGTCTGCATGTCCGCGAGCTTCTTCTGCACGAGCTGGGTCTGGGCCAGGGGCCGGCCGAACTGCTTGCGGTCCAGGGTATATTGCCGGGCCGCGTGCCAGCAGGCTTCCGCGGCGCCCATGGCGCCCCAGGAAATGCCGTAACGCGCGCGGTTCAGGCAGCCGAACGGCCCGCCCAGGCCCGAGGCGTTGGGCAGCAGGTTTTCTTCCGGCACCACCACGCCGTCCAGCACGATCTCGCCGGTGATCGAGGCGCGCAGGGAGAGCTTGCCTTCGATCTTGGGCGTCGAGAAGCCCTTCATGCCGCGTTCGACGATGAAGCCGCGGATGGCGTTGTCATGGGCTTCCGACTTGGCCCAGACCACGGCGAGGTCGGCGATCGGCGAATTGGTGATCCACATCTTGGCGCCGTTCAGCAGGTAACCATCGGCGACCTTGGTCGCGCGGGTGCGCATGCCGCCGGGATCGGAGCCGTGGTCGGGCTCGGTCAGGCCGAAGCAGCCGATCCATTCGCCGGTCGCGAGCTTGGGCAGATAGGCCTTGCGCTGGCGCTCGTCGCCATAGGCATGGATCGGGTGCATGACCAGGGACGACTGCACGCTCATGGCCGAGCGATAGCCGGAATCGACCCGCTCCACCTCCCGCGCCGCCAGGCCGTAGGCGACATAGGAGGCATCGGCGCCGCCGTATTCGCTGGGATGGTCGAGCCGAGGAAGCCCAACTCGCCCATCTCGTTCATGATCTCGCGATCGAAGCGCTCTTGCGCGAAGGCCGAGACGACGCGGGCAGCAGTTTGTCCTGGGCATAGGCGCGAACCGAATCGCGCACCAGGCGCTCGTCCTCGGACAATTGCTCCTCGAGCAGGAACGGGTCCTCCCAGACGAAGGCCGCCTTGGCTTTTGCTGCACTCATTGCTCGCTCCCGATGATCCGCGCGTATGGCCCGTGAACATGCGCCGTCGCCCAGTCTCGGGCAATCGATGATCGCGTATCAAGTTCATGCGGACTGGTAATGAACCTGGTCGACTCGCCCCGGCGAATTTGCCAAAATCCGCCAATACAAGA from Oleomonas cavernae includes the following:
- a CDS encoding acyl-CoA dehydrogenase, translating into MPRTNCCPRRLGLRARALRSRDHERDGRVGLPRLDHPSEYGGADASYVAYGLAAREVERVDSGYRSAMSVQSSLVMHPIHAYGDERQRKAYLPKLATGEWIGCFGLTEPDHGSDPGGMRTRATKVADGYLLNGAKMWITNSPIADLAVVWAKSEAHDNAIRGFIVERGMKGFSTPKIEGKLSLRASITGEIVLDGVVVPEENLLPNASGLGGPFGCLNRARYGISWGAMGAAEACWHAARQYTLDRKQFGRPLAQTQLVQKKLADMQTEITLGLQGSLRVGRLMDEGKVLPEAISLMKRNNCGKALDIARVARDMHGGNGISGEYHVIRHAMNLETVNTYEGTHDVHALILGRAQTGLQAFF